The Vibrio tritonius genomic sequence GATAAACATCGCTTCGTTCACGTTTTCCAACTGCTAAAACGGTGACTACGATGATGTCATCTTCGACTTTGTAAACTAAACGGTAACCTGATTGGCGGAGTTTAATTTTATACATATTGTCAGCTCCAGATAGTTTTGAATCTGGTACATGAGGGTTAGTTAACCTTTCCGCCAGCTTTTTCTTAAAATGCTCCTGTAAGGTAGAACTGAGTTTCTTCCATTCTTTAAGGGCAGATTTTTTAAAATTTAGCTTATAAATCATCAAGGTTTACCGAGATGCTTTCTTCATATTCGCGTTCTTTTGCAATGGATAGTAGTTCTAGATCTTCTAGTTTATCCATCATCATTTCGTAAGCTTCAGCAGGAACGCAATAAAAAGCAGGTTCATTGCGGTTAAGAATAGCGACAGGTTGACCATAAGCACTGGTAGCAACTTTCATTGGATTAGCTTTTAATTCTGTAATGCTTGCAGCAACATCAGCTAAGATTCTAGTGGTCATTTCAAAGGTCCTTTAAATGGTCTTTAATGTGGTCATTTTAGCTTAGGTGAAACGGCATAAAAAGGCGAATCAGCAGATACTGTTTAGCTGGGCGGGCGCGGTCTAGAGTCAAATATTCGCTGGTACAATGGCTAGGTGCTGCTGTGCTATGCGTTATCCGCCAAAGATCGGATGAACATCCATGCTTTTGTGCAATATCCTGATAATTTGAATGTTTTGACTGCCAATTTGTTGATAAAAAATAACGTGACTTCCTTGAGGAAATTTCCGGTATCCTTTTCTGATATCGTCACATGCTTTACCAATATCGGGATTTTCAGCAAGTAGCCAAAAAGATTCGTCAAATTGTTTAAGATAAACGTTACGCTGTTCTCTGCCCCAGCGTCGAGAAGTAAAGAGGGCTATGTCTTTTAAATCGGACTTCGCCTTATTGGTGAGTTGGAATGGTTTCATTTTCTTTCTTCGTTATCGAGTTCATTGATAAACGAATCAAGGTCATAGTCGGCCATGCCACTTTCTTCGCCTTCAACCAGAAGTTGGCGTAGTGTATTCATTTTTGTTTCTTGGGTTTCAAGCAAGCGCAAAGCAGAACGAATTACTTCACTTGCAGAACCGTAGCGCCCACTTTTGATTTGGTTCGCAATGAAACCATCGAAGTGTTCGCCTAAAGTAATACTAGTATTTTTAGCCATCACAGCCTCCTTAGTACCAAATAATACCTAATTATGGTATCAAAAGAACTTCGGCGCAAGTGGCGGCGCATAACAACAACACGCCCTGAGATGGACAACAAGTAATTTGTTAGCTTCACTTCCCGCGTTGTGCGCAATTGAGTGGGGCGTTATACCGCGGTCAATCATCCAAGCGTTTCATTGCTTTATGATAAACATCGCTTCGTTCACGTTTTCCAACTGCTAAAACGGTGACTACGATGATGTCATCTTCGACTTTGTAAACTAAACGGTAACCTGATTGGCGGAGTTTAATTTTATACATGTTATCAGCTCCAGATAATTTTGAAGCTGGTACATGAGGGGTAGTTAACCTTTCGGCTAATTTTTTCTTAAATTGCTCCTGCAAGGTAGAACCGAGTTTCTTCCATTCCTTAAGGGCGGATTTTTTAAAATTTAGCTTATAAATCATCAAGGTTTACCGAGATGCTTTCTTCAGATTCGCGTTCTTTTGCAATGGATAGTAGTTCTAGATCTTCAAGTTTATCCATCATCATTTCGTAAGCTTCAGCAGGGACGCAATAAAAAGCAGGTTCATTTCGGTTAAGAACAGCGACAGGTTGACCATAAGCACTGGTAGCAACTTTCATTGGATTAGCTTTTAATTCAGTAATGCTTGCAGCAACATCAGCTAAGATTCTAGTGGTCATTTTAAAGGTCCTTTAAATGGTCTTTTATGTGGTCATTTTAGCTTAGGTGAAACGGTATAACAAGGCGCATCAGTAGACACTGTTTAGCTGGGCGGGCGCTGTCTAGAGTCAAATATTCGCTGGTACAATGGCTAGGTGCTGATGTGCTAGTCGTTAAGTGGTTAAGTTGACCATTGCATTTTAGATAAGAGTAATAACAAGATGAATACATTTAGTCAGTTTATTAGAGGACTATTTTCACATGATTTATTGGTTGAATTGAGTGAAAAGAAAATAGTTATTCGGATGATGGGCAAGGTGGGTAAAGAGTTCATATTAGAGTATGAGCCATATTTAGCCATTGAAACCATTGGTAAAAAAGTATCGTCAAATGTGTTGGTACTGAAGCAAAACATCAATCAGGGAAGTACATTGACGTAATTAACCCATTTTGTCATCCACGTTCTTTTGTCGCTGATTTCTATGTGGCGGAAAAGTTGTTACAACATGGCTTGAATCAACTACAGACATCCAAGTTTTTCAAACCAGCACCTCGAATTATTATGCATCAATTAGAAAAAACCGAAGGTGGTTTAACAAATATAGAAGAAAGAGTATTGAGAGAGTTAGCCTTAGGCAGTGGCGCTAGAGATGTTGTCATTTATGTGGGAGCGAAGCTGGATTCCGAGAAGGAAACGTTTGATGAACTGAAGCGTAAAATCGCCGCTTAACAAGGCGCATCAGCAGATACTGTTTAGCTGGTCGGGCGCGGTCTAGAGTCAAATATTCGCTGGTACAATGGCTAGGTGCTGCTGTGCTATGCGTTAAGATTCATGTAAGCTCAGAAGATATTTTTCATGTCGCGATAAAAATTTTCATGAGAACCTAAAGCCATAAGTTCAAGAGTAACGGTGTCATCTTCGTAACTATAACCAAGTAATGTAAGTTGTTTCACCATTTTAAATTTGTATACGCGAAGGAAGGATAAATCGCCTTTCTTTTGCTGTCCTAGAAGCGGATCTTCAATCAATTCTTTGATCGCGTTATCTAGATCCGCTTTTTGGTTTTTGTGTAGTTTTTTGACAGCCTTTTTAAATGTAGGTGTTTGAAGAACTTGAGTAATCTTAGCCAAAGTTGTATTCCTCAAGTTTTCCGGCTTCTTTTTCGGCTTTGGCAATAATTGCTTGTTTTACGAATTCATAAGGTAAATCGGGATTATCTTCCATCATTTCACCGATTTTAGCCCAGTGTTCAATTTGTTTGGGTGTCGTGCGGTTTAGAGCTTTAGCCATAATAGCCGCTTTATCAACCAAATCTTGGTCAAGTCGAATACTTGCAGTAGACATAATAAAATCTCCTTAGTGTGGTATAAGGATTGTAGCGGATTGCTACATTAGTGGCAATATGAAGCATGACAACACGTTCCAATTGACCTTCTACTGTCACGAATTTTGGTTCCCAAAATTAGCGCCAGCAGTAGGCAATTGAACTACACGTTAGGCAGATAAGGAAATCATGAAGTTTAGAGTTAGAAAAGCATTACTAGATGATGTCGATAGAATCGCAAATATACACGCTAGTTCATGGGCATATGCGTACAATGGGCTGATGCCTCAGAGCTTTATCGAAAGCTATACATTAGAAAAGCGTCAAAAATTGTGGTCGAACATCATTGAGCGAAATTTGGCGGAAGTTCTCGTCGCGGATTGTGATGACGGATTGGTTGGTTTTCTGTGCTTTGGGCAGCCTAAAACTTTGAAAGGCACTGAAGTGTATGAACTGAGCTCGATTTACATTGCCCCTGATAAGATTGGGACTGGTATTGGTCAAGCGCTTTATAATGAGTGCGAGAGATTGCTCCGCGTATTGAAGGCTCAAAAGGTTTCGTTGTGGGCACTTGATAGTAATGAACGTGCATTGAATTTTTATACAAAGCAGGGCCTTACTCCAACAGGTGAGATCAGTAAAGAGCGTACTAATGACGTTGTTTTGAATGATGTAGAGTTAGCTAAGGAGCTATCTGCCTAACAAACAAGGATAAGTGTCGCGCAGCCGACACTTTAACTGGGTGTTGAACAAGCCCGAGCCACTTATATAGTAAATTGCAGATTCGATGTTTATGGTAGGTACGCAGGGCAAACGCATGAAACCAAATTATCAAGTTCATGAAGACATGTATGTTGAAGCTCGCCAAGCTGGCTGGGAAGGTTGGGGGGGCAATGAGCGAATGTCTAAAGCAGTTTTAGTGGATCGTTTTCTAGAGATATGTGAACGACCCCAAAAAGGTAAACTGCTCGAATTAGGTTGCGGTGAAGGGCATCATTGCCGAGCTTTCCAGAAGTTGGGTTTTTCGGTAACAGGTATAGATATCTCACCAACCGCAATTGCATGGGCAAAAGAAAAAGCTAGAGTAACAGGAACTGAGGGTAATTATTATACTGCTGACCTAACAGCAGAGTCTCTTGAACTTCCAGAACGTTATGATGTTGTGATTGACGGTAATTGCTTACATTGTATTATCGGCGCAGATCGAGCCATATTCTTGGGTAATGTTTATCGTTCACTATCTGAAAATGGAGCGTTTTTCGTCAGTAGCTTGTGTTCTAAAGATGAAAATAGCTATGAAACATATAGGAACAACACTCCATATCGTCATGTTACCTCTCAAAGTGGTCTAATCGTTGAACTAGAGCAAGCTGGGTTTCAAGTGCTTTATGTCAGTGTCTATGAACGTGAAACTTCAAACCACATAACGGTATATGCAATAAAAGCATAATTTGAGTCGTTATTATCCATACAAGAGCGTGCCAATTAACCTCCTACTGCCACGAATGTTGGTTCCCAAAATTAGCACCGGTAGTCGGCAGTTGTACTTCACGTTATCCGCCAAAGATCGGATGAACATCCATGCTTTTGTGCAATATTCTGATAATTTGAATATTCTGACTGCCAATTTGTTGATAAAAAATAACGAGACTTCCTTGAGGGAATTTCCGTTATCCTAGGTTGTACAGAAATAGCGCTTTTAGTGAAGCAGGCGCATACTGACGTAAGGCTTTATGACACAACGGCTATTCATGCTGAAGAAGCTGTTTTGTTCTCATTAGAGGAATAGTCAGGCAGTCTAGAGCTTACGGAGTAATGCTGGGTTGTGATAGTGAAGCGTTGCTCGCAAAGTTAATTGAGCGTTATAGCGCTCTGGTAGTCCGCAGGTGAGTGAATATCTAAGACTTATTTATAAGGAAAAAATTTGAATAGAAATGGTTTAATCATTTATTGGTTGGGTTGTCTTTATGTTGTGACATATTTTCTAAGAGATAACTTTGTGTTGTTTTACGATCAATTTTCTTTAGTTTGTACATTTGTTCCCGCTATTTGTTCGTTACTTATACGAAAAGATGAGTCGACTAATAATAAACTACTCAGATTTTTTAAAGTTAGCTGGGTAAGCGCGGGCCTAACGACAATGTATGGCACTATTTTAGTAATGAGTCAGATACCCTTAGAAGCAGGAAGCTTGGTTGTGGGTTTTAGTGTTGCAATATTGCCAATATTTTACGCATTTTTATTGAGTTTGGTGATTGTTCCTTTTGTAATAGATAAACGCTGATAGTTAGCAGGCAACAACAGATGATGTATACATCAGCCACTAGTGGTTGAACACTATCAGTTTACTAAGGCAATAAGCAAAGTGACGATGTGGTAGGTGGTATACACAGTGGAGATGTTTGTGTGATAGATCTGATAAAGAAAGTAATTATTATTAATTTGATAGCTGCTCTTATTGTATTCGTGTTATCCAGATATGTTCAGTTTTTCAAAGCAGTGTCATATTCAGATTTCTTGTTTTTTGTCGTTATCGTGATTTGGGCGTTAGCAAGACTACTTTGGGAAGGTGGTGTTGATATGAAGGCTTCACGGTATGATGATCCGTTAACCGACAAAGTGTACGGTATGGTTAAGGATTTTGATTTTTCTAAAGATGAACAAAATCGAAAAAAGCAAAACTATCATACGGGTTTAGTACTTTTTATTGCAGGCTTGCCAGCATTTCTAGCGCTTATAGTAACGCAATTGCTTTAGCTACGGTAACGTGATTACATGTGATTACATTGTTGATGTTATCACTTAAGCGCTAATTTAATTAGCAAATGCTATATAATGTCAGGTATGTGCTTTTTATATCATTAAGTTATAAATAACATCAGTTAATGAAAGGAGGAAGTATGATAATTGCTTGTAAAAGAGAAGATATTAGATGGTCAAAAACTCCATTCATTGGTGTTGAATTTTGTTGGCTATCTGAAAAAAATGAAAATGGTAGAACTGCAATACTAAAATTTGATGAACATGCTGAATTGCCGTTACATAATCACCCTGGTTGGGAACAAATATATGTTATTGAAGGTCGTTTAAAGATAAACTCGGAAATTTATGAAAAGAATGATTTTGCTTTTATAGAAGAACAAACCGAACACTCTATATTAGCATTGGAGTCGAGTAAATATATTACTATTTCACAAATGGAAGGCGTTAATATGATTGCTGAATCGTTAATAAGTTAATGATTCAGTAATAATAAATGATTTATCATAAGAAGGTGTTGTGCTAAATCTATCACTCATAGTGGTTAAGGTTTCAATATGGACATAAAAGAGACAATTAAGTGGCAATGGGAAGGATATTTAAATTACCATCAATCACGAGAAAACCTTTTTATTCACATCGTTTTTGTGCCTATTTTTATTGTTAGCTTTGTATGTTTGGTACTGTCTATAGTGTGGTTTAATTTGGTTTTTGCGTCGATTTTTCTGTTCGCAATGATGTTATCGTTTGGTTTTCAAGGAGTTGGTCATAGTAAAGAAACCAACCCTTCAGAACCGTTCACCGGTGTGAAAAATGCCATGGTACGTATATTGGCCGAACAGTTTTATACATTTCCAAAGTTCGTATTGTCTGGTAAGTGGTATCAAGCATTACGAAAATTAGAGCAAAAATAACCAACGCCTCTTCCCCATATTACTTTGATAATTTAAATGAGTAAAAAATGGACCTTTCTATTTATGCTACGGCGAGCGCTGAAACAGAACTTGGCGTGTATCGCCAAGATATTAGATTGTTACCAAATGACATTGGTTCGCTCTGTCGTTTTGTACAAAATCTTCTCGTTCATGCTTATTGGTTAGACAGGTATTCTTTACACGATGACGAAACTGATAAATGGCGTGAAATGCAAGCTCGGTCGGTTATTAATATATTGGATTTGGCGGTATTTAAATCCAACACGAATATTCGTGAACTTAGGAAGCCTAAAGATAAAGTGGTGAGTATCTGTCGCGATTTTTCGTTACTGCTTTGTGCGGTGCTGCGCGAGAAACAGGTTCCGGCACGCGTGCGATGTGGGTTTGCCACTTATCTTGGGTCTGATCACTTTGAAGATCATTGGGTTTGTGAATATTGGGATGTTAAGTTATCTCGTTGGGTATTGGTCGACGCGCAGCTTGATGAGATACATCGACGTGTTTTACAATTTAATTTCAATGCGTTGGATGTCCCTAAGTCAGCGTTTCTGTATGCTGGTGAAGCATGGTGTTTGTGTCGTACAGGGAAACTGTCGGCAGATAGATTTGGTATTTTTGATTTATCTGGGCTTGCGTTTATTAAAGGAAATCTCATCAGAGATTTATTTGCTCTTGCAACTATCGAGCTTATGGCGTGGGACACCGGTTGGGGGTTATTAAAAGATTACATCACACCAATTGATTCAGCAGAAGAATTTGAGTTACTTGATGATTTGGCTGTATTCAGCCAAACCTCCAATATTGAAAAGGCTATTACGGCTGTGAAGACTCAGCCAGGTATTCAACTTCCCTCAAATTGGTCTTTTAGCGATTTTCCCACCATTGAAGTGCTGTATTCAAAACTCAATTGAGAGTTTTAAATGTAGCATTCAGATGAGCCATTAATGAGCGCTATCTTTATCAAAAGACCAAAAGAGCTCTGTCGGGCGAATAATTACATAGGTTTAGTGCTCTTTATTGCCGCTCTCAAGGCTTTCGTTACATGCTTTGTTTCTTATTTCAATGTCAACATGGCAAAGTGCTGCGTTTTTTCTTACGTTGACTCGGGTGAGTAATCGGAATAGCCGAAAGCAAAACCTTGGTGTACTCATCTTGGGGGTGGTTGTATATCGTTAAAGTGTCGCCGGTTTCAACAATTTTGCCTTTGTTCATAACCGCAACTCGGTCGGATATATGACGCACAACCGATAAATCGTGAGAAATAAAAATGATAGCAAGCTCTAATTCTTGCTGTAGTTTTATCAATAAATTAATAATTTGCGCCTGTACCGACACATCTAAAGCCGAAACCGATTCATCGCAAATTAGCAGTTTCGGTTTCAATGCTATCGCTCTAGCAATCCCAATTCGTTGCCGTTGACCGCCAGAAAACTCGTGCGGGTAGCGGTTAACACACTCCTCTGGTAGCCCCACTTTTACCAGCAGTTCTTTTACCCATTGTTTTCGCTCTTCTTTGGTGCCGATATTGTGGATATCAAACGGCTCTTGAATGATCATTCCTATTGAATGACGAGCATTTAGCGATTCAAGCGGGTCTTGAAAAACAATCTGCATTTCCTTTCTTAGTGGCTGCATCTGTTTGCGCGATAACGACGTAATGTCTTGTCCTTCAAACCAAATTTTCCCCGATGACGGTTCTAACAATTTTAGAATGGTTCGACCTAACGTGCTTTTCCCACACCCAGATTCACCCACTAGCCCGAGGGTTTCGCCTTTGGCAAGAGAAAGTGATACGCCATCGACCGCTTTGAGCACATAGCCTTTGGAGAAGAGTTTGCGGTTGCTGGCAAAATACTGAGTGATATTTTCGATTCTTAATAACTCTGACATACGGGGTTACTCTACTTCGGTAAGAACGTCGCTTGGTAATTCATCAATTGGAATGAACTGCTTTGGAATGCTATTTATGTTCGGCATGAGCTTGAGCAGTTTTTTTGTGTAGGGGTGCTGCGCGTGATCAAAGAGGGTAAAGACATCGGCATATTCTACAATCTCCCCTTGGTACATCACGGCCACATCGTCACACACTTCCGCGACGACCCCCAAATCGTGAGTGATGAAAATCATCCCCATGCCTGTTTCTTGCTGCAATTCGTTCATGAGTTCCAATATCGACGCTTGTACGGTGACATCAAGCGCTGTAGTGGGTTCATCGCAGATCAGAATGTCCGGTTTGCATGCCAGTGCCATGGCGATCATCACGCGCTGCCTCATCCCGCCAGATAAGTTATGAGGGTATTCATCTAAACGCTGCTTGGCGCGGGGTATGCGCACTTTTTCTAGCATTTCCAAAGCGGTACTATGGCGCTGCTTAGCACTGAGTTCGGGGCGGTGCAGCGTTAACACTTCAACCAATTGATGACGAATGGTGTGAACCGGGTTTAATGCTGTCATGGGATCTTGAAAAATAATAGAGATTCGATTGCCACGAATCGACCACAGCTCTTTAGTGGGCAAAGATAAAATAGGTTTGTCGCGGTAGATGATATCCCCTTGTGTGACCTTGCCTTGAGGGTAGGGAAGTAGCCCGAGTATGGTCATGGCAGTGACACTTTTGCCACTGCCAGACTCACCAACGAGACCAAGGGTTCTACCTGCGTACACATTCAGGTCAACGCCCTTTAAGATCTCCGTTATTCCTTCATCATTCTCAAAACTCACATGAAGATCCCGCACGGTGAGGATTGGGCTATTGGTCATCCTTGGCTCCCAGTTTAAAACGTGTATCTATGATGGTTACTGGTGGGAACACTTTGTGCTCCTTACGGGCTGCGAGTGTCTCTTTCTTCACATCTTCATCGATCCAAAAATTGGCCACATCCATGGGGGACGTTAAGCTCAGGGTTTGCTTGGTCATGCCATTTTTCGGGAACTTAATCCAACGCCAAAATCCTTCACGGGTATAAGGCACCATGTAGCCGGGCACAATTAAATACTCGTCGGCGACCTTTTGAATAATTTGGTGAGAAATGGCCACTTTGTCCTTTTTAAGAAAGGTGTGACGGTAAGCCGTAATCAATTTATCCATCTCTGGATTTTTGTAATTGGTGAAGTTGTTAGTTTGGTTCGCCGCGGTTTCGGAACTTAGGTATTCCCAGTAAGAGGGGATTTCGCCAGCGCCCATGTGTAAGAAGGCAATTTGGTGTTTCTTTTCAAGCATAAATTTGAATGCCGAAGAGCCATCGATCAAGTTTAGCGTTAATTCTAGGCCTGCTTTTTTAGCTTGTTCTTTTAAGTAGGCGATGCGCCGAGTGTGTGGTGCAAAGCTATAGGTGACAGCAAAAGAGAGCCGTTGGCCTGCAGCATTGCTGCGAATGCCATCCGCATCGATGTGTGTAAAGCCGGCTTTATTGAAATAGTTAATTGCTTTTTGTGGATCAAACTTAGGCGCCGTTTGATTGGCAATATCATAGTCGCCGTGGCCGTAACCCATACCACTTGGTAAGCGCATGTAATCACCACGCAATACATGCAAAAGCATGCCATCAAAATCCATCGCATAGGTAATGCCCGCGCGAACGTTAACATCATTGAGCATTGGCATTGCCGTGTTCATCCACAAGCCGCCGGCACCTTGTGGCAGTTGGTTATAGCCCCAGAACTTTTGGATATAGCCATCTTTGTATGGTTCGGTATCGGATTTTTCATGCCATAACGAGGGAAGGACTAAACCGTAAGTATCGATATCGCCTCTTTCAAAGTGTTTTCGAGCGATGTCGTTATCTCGAATGACCTTCATACTGATTTTATTTACGTTATAGCGGTTTTGATAATAACGATTAGAGTAGCCCCACCAATCGTTAACGTGCTTAAACACCAGCTTTTTGCCGCGTTCGATCTTATCTAGCACATAGGGACCCACCGTTGGTTCAACTTTAAAGTTATAGCGACGGACAAAATCATCTGGCATACCATCACCATTTTTGTCCTTTTTGAGCTTGGCAAAAAAGTGTTTTGGTCTTGGCTGCAAGCCGTTACTTGGCATGTTGATTTGGGTCATCAACTCATCATTGCTCATTTTTGTTCCAGACTTGATGGCAATGGTGTAGTCATCGTACTTGATCACATCGGTAATGGCGTTGGTGAAAAAGTCGTTATACCAAGGATCTACAATGTCTTTAGAACGGTTGTAAGTGAGCATAAACAGGTAGTCGTCGGCAGTTACCTTAGTGTTATCCGACCAACGTGCATTTGGGTCGAGTTTAAAATAAACCGTTTGATTATCAGCAGAAAACGCCCAAGCCGTTGCGAGTTGTGGAATCCATTTTCCGGTATTTGGGTGACGACCTGCTAATTTGGGTGTGCCATCCATCAAATAGCCGCGAATGCCAGAGTTGGCATCAGGACCCACACTGCGTAATGTCTGTGGGAAGCTGTTCATATACGTGTAGAACGTCCCCCCTT encodes the following:
- a CDS encoding ABC transporter ATP-binding protein, which codes for MTNSPILTVRDLHVSFENDEGITEILKGVDLNVYAGRTLGLVGESGSGKSVTAMTILGLLPYPQGKVTQGDIIYRDKPILSLPTKELWSIRGNRISIIFQDPMTALNPVHTIRHQLVEVLTLHRPELSAKQRHSTALEMLEKVRIPRAKQRLDEYPHNLSGGMRQRVMIAMALACKPDILICDEPTTALDVTVQASILELMNELQQETGMGMIFITHDLGVVAEVCDDVAVMYQGEIVEYADVFTLFDHAQHPYTKKLLKLMPNINSIPKQFIPIDELPSDVLTEVE
- a CDS encoding ABC transporter ATP-binding protein, translating into MSELLRIENITQYFASNRKLFSKGYVLKAVDGVSLSLAKGETLGLVGESGCGKSTLGRTILKLLEPSSGKIWFEGQDITSLSRKQMQPLRKEMQIVFQDPLESLNARHSIGMIIQEPFDIHNIGTKEERKQWVKELLVKVGLPEECVNRYPHEFSGGQRQRIGIARAIALKPKLLICDESVSALDVSVQAQIINLLIKLQQELELAIIFISHDLSVVRHISDRVAVMNKGKIVETGDTLTIYNHPQDEYTKVLLSAIPITHPSQRKKKRSTLPC
- a CDS encoding Mpo1-like protein; this translates as MDIKETIKWQWEGYLNYHQSRENLFIHIVFVPIFIVSFVCLVLSIVWFNLVFASIFLFAMMLSFGFQGVGHSKETNPSEPFTGVKNAMVRILAEQFYTFPKFVLSGKWYQALRKLEQK
- a CDS encoding type II toxin-antitoxin system RelE family toxin; the encoded protein is MIYKLNFKKSALKEWKKLSSTLQEHFKKKLAERLTNPHVPDSKLSGADNMYKIKLRQSGYRLVYKVEDDIIVVTVLAVGKRERSDVYHKAMKRLDD
- a CDS encoding cupin domain-containing protein; its protein translation is MIIACKREDIRWSKTPFIGVEFCWLSEKNENGRTAILKFDEHAELPLHNHPGWEQIYVIEGRLKINSEIYEKNDFAFIEEQTEHSILALESSKYITISQMEGVNMIAESLIS
- a CDS encoding type II toxin-antitoxin system Phd/YefM family antitoxin; the protein is MTTRILADVAASITELKANPMKVATSAYGQPVAVLNRNEPAFYCVPAEAYEMMMDKLEDLELLSIAKERESEESISVNLDDL
- a CDS encoding type II toxin-antitoxin system RelE family toxin, encoding MIYKLNFKKSALKEWKKLGSTLQEQFKKKLAERLTTPHVPASKLSGADNMYKIKLRQSGYRLVYKVEDDIIVVTVLAVGKRERSDVYHKAMKRLDD
- a CDS encoding type II toxin-antitoxin system ParD family antitoxin; protein product: MAKNTSITLGEHFDGFIANQIKSGRYGSASEVIRSALRLLETQETKMNTLRQLLVEGEESGMADYDLDSFINELDNEERK
- a CDS encoding type II toxin-antitoxin system RelE/ParE family toxin, with translation MKPFQLTNKAKSDLKDIALFTSRRWGREQRNVYLKQFDESFWLLAENPDIGKACDDIRKGYRKFPQGSHVIFYQQIGSQNIQIIRILHKSMDVHPIFGG
- a CDS encoding GNAT family N-acetyltransferase — translated: MKFRVRKALLDDVDRIANIHASSWAYAYNGLMPQSFIESYTLEKRQKLWSNIIERNLAEVLVADCDDGLVGFLCFGQPKTLKGTEVYELSSIYIAPDKIGTGIGQALYNECERLLRVLKAQKVSLWALDSNERALNFYTKQGLTPTGEISKERTNDVVLNDVELAKELSA
- a CDS encoding class I SAM-dependent methyltransferase, which produces MFMVGTQGKRMKPNYQVHEDMYVEARQAGWEGWGGNERMSKAVLVDRFLEICERPQKGKLLELGCGEGHHCRAFQKLGFSVTGIDISPTAIAWAKEKARVTGTEGNYYTADLTAESLELPERYDVVIDGNCLHCIIGADRAIFLGNVYRSLSENGAFFVSSLCSKDENSYETYRNNTPYRHVTSQSGLIVELEQAGFQVLYVSVYERETSNHITVYAIKA
- a CDS encoding TA system antitoxin ParD family protein → MSTASIRLDQDLVDKAAIMAKALNRTTPKQIEHWAKIGEMMEDNPDLPYEFVKQAIIAKAEKEAGKLEEYNFG
- a CDS encoding transglutaminase domain-containing protein — encoded protein: MDLSIYATASAETELGVYRQDIRLLPNDIGSLCRFVQNLLVHAYWLDRYSLHDDETDKWREMQARSVINILDLAVFKSNTNIRELRKPKDKVVSICRDFSLLLCAVLREKQVPARVRCGFATYLGSDHFEDHWVCEYWDVKLSRWVLVDAQLDEIHRRVLQFNFNALDVPKSAFLYAGEAWCLCRTGKLSADRFGIFDLSGLAFIKGNLIRDLFALATIELMAWDTGWGLLKDYITPIDSAEEFELLDDLAVFSQTSNIEKAITAVKTQPGIQLPSNWSFSDFPTIEVLYSKLN
- a CDS encoding type II toxin-antitoxin system Phd/YefM family antitoxin — encoded protein: MTTRILADVAASITELKANPMKVATSAYGQPVAILNRNEPAFYCVPAEAYEMMMDKLEDLELLSIAKEREYEESISVNLDDL
- a CDS encoding extracellular solute-binding protein, producing MTKQMTRTVVMNKLALVTFALLASSTQVAIGATLPEKVNWIEHNQEPLFASKEAKQGGTFYTYMNSFPQTLRSVGPDANSGIRGYLMDGTPKLAGRHPNTGKWIPQLATAWAFSADNQTVYFKLDPNARWSDNTKVTADDYLFMLTYNRSKDIVDPWYNDFFTNAITDVIKYDDYTIAIKSGTKMSNDELMTQINMPSNGLQPRPKHFFAKLKKDKNGDGMPDDFVRRYNFKVEPTVGPYVLDKIERGKKLVFKHVNDWWGYSNRYYQNRYNVNKISMKVIRDNDIARKHFERGDIDTYGLVLPSLWHEKSDTEPYKDGYIQKFWGYNQLPQGAGGLWMNTAMPMLNDVNVRAGITYAMDFDGMLLHVLRGDYMRLPSGMGYGHGDYDIANQTAPKFDPQKAINYFNKAGFTHIDADGIRSNAAGQRLSFAVTYSFAPHTRRIAYLKEQAKKAGLELTLNLIDGSSAFKFMLEKKHQIAFLHMGAGEIPSYWEYLSSETAANQTNNFTNYKNPEMDKLITAYRHTFLKKDKVAISHQIIQKVADEYLIVPGYMVPYTREGFWRWIKFPKNGMTKQTLSLTSPMDVANFWIDEDVKKETLAARKEHKVFPPVTIIDTRFKLGAKDDQ
- a CDS encoding type II toxin-antitoxin system RelE/ParE family toxin, with translation MAKITQVLQTPTFKKAVKKLHKNQKADLDNAIKELIEDPLLGQQKKGDLSFLRVYKFKMVKQLTLLGYSYEDDTVTLELMALGSHENFYRDMKNIF